In the Orenia marismortui DSM 5156 genome, one interval contains:
- a CDS encoding YbaB/EbfC family nucleoid-associated protein, with product MNMNKMMKQVQKMQGQMAKMQDELAKKTMEASAGGGMVTVTANGKQEIVDIKIDPDAVDPEDVEMLEDLILAASNEAMRKVQDMTQKEMGKLTGGMNIPGLF from the coding sequence ATGAATATGAATAAGATGATGAAACAGGTTCAAAAAATGCAAGGTCAAATGGCAAAGATGCAAGATGAATTAGCTAAGAAAACTATGGAAGCGTCTGCTGGTGGTGGAATGGTTACAGTAACAGCTAATGGAAAACAAGAGATTGTTGATATTAAGATTGATCCAGATGCAGTAGATCCAGAAGATGTAGAAATGTTAGAAGATTTAATTTTAGCTGCTAGTAATGAAGCTATGAGAAAAGTACAAGATATGACTCAAAAAGAGATGGGTAAATTAACAGGTGGTATGAATATTCCAGGATTATTTTAA
- a CDS encoding 4Fe-4S binding protein, translating into MVKAGDGYKDIPKGGIILDAGNAKNYKTGGWRTKRPVLDKEKCINCHLCWAFCPDVSILSENGVVSDQIDYDHCKGCGICANECPVNAIEMKKE; encoded by the coding sequence ATGGTTAAAGCAGGTGATGGGTATAAGGATATTCCTAAAGGTGGGATTATTCTTGATGCTGGGAATGCTAAAAATTATAAAACTGGTGGCTGGAGGACTAAAAGGCCAGTGCTAGATAAAGAGAAATGTATTAATTGTCATTTATGTTGGGCTTTCTGTCCAGATGTTTCTATTCTTTCTGAAAATGGAGTTGTATCAGATCAGATTGACTATGATCATTGTAAAGGTTGTGGAATTTGTGCAAATGAGTGTCCAGTAAATGCTATAGAGATGAAAAAAGAATAA
- the recR gene encoding recombination mediator RecR codes for MRYYAQPLSQLIGQLSKLPGVGPKTAQRLAFHILEMDQNEAKVLAKSISEIKEKLTYCSICNNLTQNDPCYICSDLKRDKSLICVIEEVKDIIAMEKTGEYKGLYHVLHGAISPIDGVGPEDIKIKELLSRLDDEVSEVILATDPNVEGEATAMYISKLLKPLGIKVTRIAHGLPVGGDLEYADEVTLSKALEGRREI; via the coding sequence ATGAGGTATTATGCTCAACCTTTATCACAATTAATTGGTCAGCTATCTAAATTACCAGGGGTAGGACCAAAAACTGCTCAAAGATTGGCTTTTCATATTCTAGAAATGGATCAGAATGAGGCTAAAGTTTTAGCTAAATCTATTTCTGAGATAAAGGAAAAGTTAACCTATTGTTCTATATGTAATAATTTAACTCAAAATGACCCTTGTTATATTTGTAGTGATTTAAAAAGAGATAAAAGCTTAATTTGTGTAATAGAAGAAGTAAAAGATATTATTGCTATGGAGAAAACTGGGGAGTATAAGGGGTTGTATCATGTTTTACATGGTGCTATATCTCCTATTGATGGGGTAGGTCCAGAGGATATTAAAATTAAAGAATTATTATCTCGATTAGATGACGAAGTTTCTGAAGTGATTTTAGCTACTGATCCTAATGTTGAAGGTGAAGCTACAGCAATGTACATATCTAAACTATTGAAGCCGTTAGGCATTAAAGTGACCAGAATAGCACATGGTTTACCTGTGGGTGGAGATTTAGAGTATGCTGATGAAGTAACATTATCTAAAGCTTTAGAAGGAAGAAGAGAAATTTAG
- a CDS encoding IS30 family transposase, with translation MDYLNDTPKSRKNKHLNAYERGQIALLHSEGMSPYAIAKRLGRASNTIRNELKRGTVSQIKGNKTVEIYFPDAGQKVYESNRKNCGPKFKLLECETFIDYVIELFCEHKQSLDSICGAAKLHNKFSKSEMVCTKTLYNYIDLGLLQISNIDLPLKLKRSSKSKCLKRNKKKLGTSIDERPENINDRSEFGHWEIDTVIGKKNKNDEVLLTMTERMTRKEIIRKIPGKTAESVQNAILKLIKDSGELFSXVFKSFTCDNGSEFSELGVIEEIVDTKVYFTHPYSSWERGTNERHNGLIRRFIPKGRSISEFSIESIARVQNWCNTLPRKILGYLTPDEAFEDQLREILYN, from the coding sequence ATGGACTACTTAAATGATACACCAAAATCCCGAAAAAATAAACACCTAAATGCTTATGAGCGTGGTCAAATTGCATTGTTACATTCCGAAGGAATGTCGCCTTATGCTATTGCAAAACGTCTAGGTAGAGCTTCTAATACAATTAGAAACGAGTTAAAGCGTGGTACAGTTTCCCAAATTAAAGGCAATAAAACTGTAGAGATTTACTTCCCTGACGCTGGTCAAAAAGTTTATGAATCTAATCGTAAAAATTGCGGACCGAAATTTAAGCTTTTAGAATGTGAAACATTCATTGATTATGTTATAGAGTTATTTTGCGAGCATAAACAATCTCTTGATTCTATTTGTGGTGCAGCAAAGCTGCATAACAAATTCTCAAAGTCAGAGATGGTATGCACTAAAACTCTATATAACTATATAGATCTTGGACTACTTCAGATTAGCAATATTGATTTGCCATTGAAGCTTAAACGTTCTTCAAAATCAAAATGTCTTAAGCGTAATAAAAAGAAACTTGGCACAAGTATCGATGAACGCCCTGAAAATATTAATGATCGCAGTGAATTTGGGCATTGGGAAATTGACACTGTTATTGGTAAAAAGAATAAAAATGATGAAGTTTTACTCACTATGACAGAGCGCATGACTCGTAAAGAAATCATTCGTAAAATTCCTGGTAAAACAGCTGAATCTGTTCAAAATGCTATATTAAAACTAATCAAAGACTCTGGAGAGCTTTTTTCTANTGTATTTAAAAGCTTTACCTGCGATAATGGCTCTGAATTTTCAGAGCTAGGTGTTATAGAAGAAATAGTTGATACAAAAGTATATTTTACTCATCCCTATTCATCATGGGAAAGAGGTACCAATGAACGTCATAATGGTCTCATAAGACGTTTTATACCTAAAGGCAGAAGTATAAGTGAATTCTCTATTGAATCTATTGCTAGAGTTCAAAACTGGTGTAATACTCTACCAAGAAAAATTTTAGGATACCTAACTCCTGATGAAGCTTTTGAAGATCAACTAAGAGAAATTCTATATAACTAA
- a CDS encoding thiamine pyrophosphate-dependent enzyme codes for MKLKEAAKTSERFTGGHRLCSGCGAGTVTNLIMRSSKKPAVVGAATGCLEVSSSIYPYSAWKDSFIHNAFENAAATISGVEAAHRSLMKQGKLEKDYDFIAFGGDGGTYDIGFQSLSGAMERGHNMVYVCYDNGAYMNTGIQRSSATPRGANTTTSPAGKVIPGKEEYRKELTDIMVAHNIPYVAQASPFKPQDLMRKAQKAFEVDGPAFLNVLAPCPRGWRSRAEKTIELTKVAADTCVWPLFEIENGKWKLNYNPKKKKEVDEWLRQQGRFKHLFKKGNEHIIEEIQEHTDQRWQIILERCGEM; via the coding sequence TTGAAATTAAAAGAAGCTGCTAAAACAAGTGAGAGGTTTACTGGTGGTCATAGATTATGTTCTGGATGTGGTGCAGGGACAGTTACTAATCTAATTATGAGATCAAGTAAAAAACCTGCCGTTGTAGGTGCAGCAACAGGATGTTTAGAGGTTTCTTCTTCAATCTATCCATATAGTGCGTGGAAGGATTCTTTTATTCATAATGCATTTGAAAATGCTGCTGCAACTATTAGTGGTGTTGAAGCTGCTCACCGTTCTTTGATGAAACAAGGAAAGCTGGAAAAAGATTATGATTTTATTGCTTTTGGTGGTGATGGAGGAACCTATGATATTGGATTTCAATCATTGTCTGGTGCTATGGAACGTGGACATAATATGGTATATGTATGTTATGATAATGGAGCGTATATGAATACAGGTATTCAACGTTCTAGTGCAACTCCTAGAGGTGCTAATACTACAACTTCTCCAGCTGGAAAGGTGATACCAGGGAAAGAAGAATATAGAAAAGAGCTAACAGATATCATGGTTGCTCATAATATTCCTTATGTTGCCCAAGCTTCTCCTTTTAAACCTCAGGATTTGATGAGAAAAGCTCAAAAAGCCTTTGAAGTTGATGGACCTGCTTTTTTAAATGTATTAGCTCCTTGTCCTCGCGGATGGAGAAGTAGAGCCGAGAAGACTATTGAGTTAACTAAAGTAGCAGCAGATACTTGTGTTTGGCCATTATTTGAAATAGAGAATGGTAAATGGAAATTAAATTATAATCCTAAAAAGAAGAAAGAAGTTGATGAGTGGTTAAGGCAACAAGGGAGATTTAAGCACTTATTTAAAAAGGGGAATGAGCATATAATTGAAGAAATCCAAGAACACACTGATCAGCGTTGGCAAATAATTTTAGAGCGTTGTGGTGAAATGTAA
- a CDS encoding transketolase C-terminal domain-containing protein: MSSKVALTGNEAVAQAMRQINPDVVAAYPITPQTAIVQTFSQFVADGEVDTEYVTVESEHSAMSATVGASAAGSRAMTATAANGLALMWEVLYIASGTRLPIVMPVVNRALSGPINIHCDHSDAMGARDSSWIQLFAENSQEAYDNTIQAIRISEHKDVMLPTMVNMDGFIISHAVESLEVLADNDVKEFIGDYKPKTHLLDPENPIAVGPLDLQDFYFEHKKQQSVAMRNVKDTVLGVAKEYKNLTGREYGLFEAYKLDDAEIATIALGSTAGTAKAAVDNLREQGIKAGLLKIRLFRPFPAREIAKVLKDLKAVAVLDRAETFSTTGGPLFADIRSALYDAKADVEAINYIYGLGGRDTKVEDIEYMYHTLKDIVETGEVKDRVNYYGVRE, from the coding sequence ATGTCTAGTAAAGTTGCTTTAACTGGTAATGAAGCTGTTGCTCAGGCTATGCGACAGATCAACCCGGATGTTGTTGCTGCTTATCCAATTACTCCACAGACTGCAATTGTTCAAACTTTTTCTCAATTTGTAGCTGATGGAGAAGTTGATACAGAATATGTTACAGTAGAAAGTGAACATAGTGCAATGAGTGCTACTGTAGGTGCTAGCGCAGCTGGATCCAGAGCTATGACAGCAACAGCTGCTAATGGATTAGCATTAATGTGGGAAGTCTTATACATAGCATCTGGTACTAGATTACCAATTGTAATGCCTGTAGTAAATAGAGCATTAAGTGGTCCGATTAATATTCACTGTGATCATAGTGATGCTATGGGAGCACGTGATTCTAGCTGGATTCAACTATTTGCAGAAAATTCTCAAGAAGCTTATGATAATACTATTCAAGCTATTAGAATTTCTGAGCATAAAGATGTGATGTTGCCTACTATGGTCAATATGGATGGGTTTATTATTAGTCATGCAGTAGAAAGTTTAGAAGTATTAGCTGACAATGATGTGAAAGAGTTTATAGGTGATTATAAGCCTAAAACTCATTTATTAGATCCAGAAAATCCTATAGCTGTAGGCCCTTTAGACTTACAAGACTTCTATTTTGAGCATAAGAAACAGCAATCTGTGGCAATGAGGAATGTAAAGGATACTGTATTAGGAGTTGCTAAAGAATATAAAAATTTAACTGGTAGAGAATATGGTTTATTTGAAGCATATAAATTAGATGATGCTGAAATAGCAACTATAGCATTGGGTTCTACTGCTGGAACAGCTAAAGCAGCCGTTGATAACTTAAGAGAACAAGGGATTAAGGCTGGCTTATTAAAGATTAGATTATTTAGACCATTTCCTGCTCGGGAGATTGCAAAAGTATTAAAAGATCTTAAAGCAGTTGCGGTTTTAGATAGAGCAGAGACATTTTCTACTACAGGAGGACCACTATTTGCTGATATTAGATCTGCTTTATATGATGCAAAAGCAGATGTAGAAGCTATTAATTATATTTATGGTTTAGGTGGAAGAGATACTAAAGTAGAAGATATTGAATATATGTATCATACATTAAAAGATATAGTAGAGACTGGTGAAGTAAAGGATAGAGTTAACTATTATGGTGTAAGAGAATAG
- the guaB gene encoding IMP dehydrogenase, whose protein sequence is MEDKFVKEGLTFDDVLLVPGHSKVLPKEVDTTTKLTRKIKINIPVLSAAMDTVTEAEMAIAMARQGGLGIIHKNMTIEEQAEEVDKVKRSENGVIVNPFYLNPDNKVYEAEELMSRYHISGVPIVDSEKKLVGILTNRDLLFEKNYNQEIKDVMTSENLVTAEVGTDLEQAKDILQRNKVEKLPLVDEDNILKGLITIKDIQKAEEYPNAAKDEQGRLLCGAAVGIGEGTEERISALVEAEVDVIIIDTAHGHSQKVIDMVAAVKKEYPELQIIAGNVATAEATKALIEAGADAVKVGVGPGSICTTRVVAGVGVPQVTAIYDCAKAAQEYGVPVIADGGIKYSGDIVKALVAGASTVMLGSVLAGTEESPGEKVIYKGRSYKVYRGMGSIAAMKKGSKDRYFQEDDKKLVPEGIEGRIPYKGELADTIYQMVGGLRAGMGYCGSATIVDMAKKGKFVKITSAGLRESHPHDVTITKEAPNYSID, encoded by the coding sequence ATGGAAGATAAGTTTGTGAAAGAAGGACTAACTTTTGATGATGTATTATTGGTTCCCGGACATTCTAAAGTATTGCCAAAAGAGGTTGATACTACTACTAAGTTAACAAGAAAGATTAAGATTAACATTCCTGTTTTAAGTGCAGCTATGGATACAGTTACAGAGGCAGAGATGGCTATTGCTATGGCTAGACAAGGTGGTCTTGGTATTATTCATAAGAATATGACTATTGAAGAACAGGCAGAAGAAGTTGACAAAGTTAAAAGATCTGAAAATGGTGTTATTGTCAATCCCTTTTATCTGAATCCTGATAATAAGGTCTATGAAGCGGAAGAATTAATGTCAAGATATCACATTTCAGGAGTACCTATTGTAGATTCAGAAAAAAAATTAGTAGGTATTTTAACTAATCGTGATCTTTTATTTGAAAAGAATTATAATCAGGAAATTAAGGATGTAATGACTTCTGAAAACTTAGTAACTGCAGAAGTAGGAACTGATTTAGAGCAGGCTAAAGATATTTTACAGAGAAACAAAGTTGAAAAGTTACCATTGGTAGACGAAGATAATATATTAAAAGGTTTAATTACAATTAAAGATATTCAAAAGGCTGAAGAATATCCTAATGCCGCTAAGGATGAGCAAGGAAGATTATTATGTGGTGCAGCCGTAGGGATTGGAGAAGGAACAGAAGAGAGAATATCCGCTTTAGTTGAAGCAGAGGTAGATGTAATCATAATTGATACTGCTCACGGACATTCTCAAAAAGTAATTGATATGGTTGCTGCAGTTAAAAAGGAGTATCCAGAACTTCAAATAATTGCAGGTAATGTAGCAACTGCTGAAGCCACTAAAGCTTTAATTGAAGCAGGTGCAGATGCTGTAAAGGTAGGAGTAGGTCCAGGTTCTATTTGTACAACTAGAGTTGTAGCAGGTGTAGGTGTACCTCAAGTAACTGCCATTTATGATTGTGCTAAAGCAGCTCAAGAGTATGGTGTTCCAGTTATTGCAGACGGAGGAATTAAGTATTCTGGAGATATAGTTAAGGCACTAGTGGCTGGAGCTTCTACAGTTATGTTAGGTAGTGTTTTGGCTGGAACTGAAGAATCTCCTGGTGAAAAGGTTATATATAAAGGTAGAAGTTACAAAGTATATCGTGGGATGGGATCAATTGCAGCTATGAAAAAGGGTAGTAAAGATAGATATTTCCAAGAAGATGATAAGAAGTTAGTACCAGAAGGTATTGAAGGGCGAATCCCTTATAAAGGTGAGTTAGCTGATACAATCTATCAGATGGTAGGTGGTCTGAGAGCAGGAATGGGTTATTGTGGATCTGCTACTATTGTAGATATGGCTAAGAAAGGGAAGTTTGTAAAGATTACATCTGCAGGATTAAGAGAAAGTCATCCTCACGACGTCACAATTACAAAAGAAGCTCCAAATTATAGTATAGATTAA
- a CDS encoding DUF2508 family protein, whose amino-acid sequence MNLGVVRRIFNFSTSELELEDNLNYQIEEAREEWQEARKYFNSVSDPDLIDHAIYLLEAAESRYSYLVKKKKEHANS is encoded by the coding sequence ATGAATTTAGGGGTTGTTAGGAGAATATTTAACTTTTCTACTTCTGAGTTAGAATTAGAGGATAATTTAAATTACCAAATTGAAGAAGCTAGAGAAGAATGGCAAGAAGCTAGAAAATATTTCAATTCTGTATCTGATCCTGATTTGATTGATCATGCAATTTATTTATTAGAAGCAGCTGAAAGTAGATATAGTTATTTGGTTAAGAAGAAGAAGGAACATGCTAATAGTTAG
- a CDS encoding tetratricopeptide repeat protein, translated as MLIVLILVILITLGCSNQNSTSTNSESISSSQEDKSTQKVVQKNITKLEKFKEEVIEAKGNYDQISDKLINTYSKHPRWEISGEIVERNSGQISLWGKANSDDAKSNHPGWLRDDGNILITNPNQNKISYKQYKGGVHWYIKQEYGTNAFGAKVPVNIYGPPPKTIVKQRKKQEQALEKIHDKLNNLVTYIDKKYKSEVNSNTKDALIYEEYGRLYHDLYKDLNKYLNNNILAEYNLINEALSNYEQALKLNPKNVSILLILADLNNTYYSDGRDYAKKYYRKIVKLNPDALLDESLNSLVEAYDAGLILMEEDLYNKAVVSLKKAKKYSDHPTIKMQLIYALDKQIKELPEKGSEDKLISLSNDIIKEYSALRKQDALSDKGFKNLSELAEDSGKLRILEVEIYHNLASLYESKNDLDTAINYRNKSISLWDDMFEYVATGLYDLNDNATELLRNSVNDSIKLANIYSKKRNWENTIKQLTRAIDISLNASTEKLEMDSQNPYLHYLFGRVYYKYSQNLRGNSKTEAILQQYAFEEIKKALKIEPDNKIYNNTLGYMYLSQHTEYENRDKEQAKLYLKKAIASDPNYKKAYGNLARVIDDRKKQREYRKISKMTGGIEDIDEILTKYAPQKNKFNCSYTSFSPKETAR; from the coding sequence TTGTTGATAGTTTTAATTTTAGTTATTTTAATAACATTGGGCTGTTCTAATCAAAATTCAACATCTACAAATTCAGAAAGTATTTCCAGTAGTCAAGAGGACAAAAGCACTCAAAAAGTTGTACAGAAGAATATCACTAAGTTAGAAAAATTTAAAGAAGAAGTCATAGAAGCTAAAGGAAATTATGACCAAATATCAGATAAGCTTATTAATACTTATTCTAAACATCCACGATGGGAAATTTCAGGAGAAATAGTCGAAAGAAATAGTGGCCAAATTAGTCTATGGGGAAAAGCAAATTCTGATGATGCAAAATCTAATCACCCTGGCTGGCTAAGAGATGATGGGAATATCTTAATAACTAATCCCAATCAAAATAAAATCTCATATAAGCAATATAAAGGTGGTGTTCACTGGTATATTAAACAAGAATATGGAACTAATGCCTTTGGTGCAAAAGTACCAGTAAATATATATGGTCCTCCTCCTAAAACCATTGTTAAACAAAGAAAAAAGCAAGAACAAGCATTGGAAAAAATACATGATAAATTAAATAATTTAGTTACATATATTGATAAAAAATATAAATCTGAAGTTAATTCCAATACTAAAGACGCTTTAATCTATGAAGAATATGGAAGATTATATCATGACCTATATAAAGATTTAAATAAATACTTGAACAATAATATTTTGGCTGAATATAACTTGATTAATGAAGCACTGAGTAATTATGAGCAGGCATTAAAACTAAATCCTAAAAATGTATCTATATTGTTAATTCTAGCTGATCTAAATAATACTTATTATTCAGATGGAAGAGACTATGCTAAAAAATATTATAGAAAGATTGTAAAGTTAAACCCAGATGCATTATTAGATGAATCATTAAACAGTTTAGTCGAAGCTTATGACGCTGGATTAATTTTAATGGAAGAAGATCTTTATAATAAAGCAGTAGTTTCTTTGAAAAAAGCCAAAAAATACAGTGATCATCCTACCATAAAAATGCAACTCATCTATGCTCTTGATAAACAAATAAAAGAACTTCCTGAAAAAGGAAGCGAAGATAAACTTATATCTTTATCTAATGACATAATAAAAGAATATAGTGCTTTAAGAAAACAAGATGCTTTATCTGATAAAGGATTTAAAAATTTAAGTGAGTTAGCAGAAGATTCCGGGAAATTGAGAATACTAGAAGTAGAAATTTACCATAACTTAGCTTCTTTATATGAAAGCAAAAATGATTTAGATACAGCAATTAATTATCGCAATAAATCAATCTCATTGTGGGATGATATGTTTGAATATGTTGCTACTGGTCTATATGATTTAAATGATAATGCTACTGAACTTTTAAGAAATTCTGTAAATGATTCTATTAAATTAGCTAATATATATAGCAAAAAAAGAAATTGGGAAAATACCATTAAACAATTGACAAGAGCTATTGATATATCACTTAATGCCAGCACTGAAAAATTAGAAATGGATTCTCAAAATCCTTATCTTCATTATTTATTTGGTCGAGTATACTATAAATATAGCCAAAATTTAAGAGGAAATTCAAAAACTGAAGCTATATTACAACAATATGCTTTTGAAGAGATAAAAAAGGCATTAAAAATAGAACCAGATAACAAAATATATAACAATACATTAGGATATATGTATTTGAGTCAGCATACTGAATATGAAAACAGAGATAAAGAACAAGCTAAACTATATCTTAAAAAAGCAATTGCTTCTGATCCAAATTATAAAAAAGCTTATGGCAATTTAGCAAGGGTTATCGATGATAGGAAGAAACAAAGAGAATACAGAAAAATATCAAAAATGACAGGTGGTATTGAAGACATAGATGAAATTTTAACTAAATATGCACCACAAAAAAATAAATTTAATTGTTCTTATACTAGTTTTAGTCCAAAAGAAACAGCAAGGTAA
- the tmk gene encoding dTMP kinase, giving the protein MTGYFITLEGVEGSGKSTQIKLIKKYLESLNYEVINTFEPGDTEVGQEIRRILLNPNHENLIPKAELLLYAAERAQHVSELIKPSLKEGKIVISDRYIDATMAYQGYARGINKSLIEELNNIATEGLIPNLTLIFDINPSLSLQRAKRVTSKSNSQGDRIEAENLSFHQKVRKAYLDLAQKEDRIEIVDASKSINEVFDQVKILLKKRLIR; this is encoded by the coding sequence ATGACGGGATACTTTATTACATTAGAGGGTGTTGAGGGGTCTGGAAAATCAACTCAAATAAAATTAATAAAAAAATATTTAGAGAGTTTGAATTATGAAGTTATTAATACTTTTGAGCCAGGGGATACAGAAGTGGGACAAGAGATTAGAAGGATCTTATTAAACCCTAATCATGAGAATTTAATTCCTAAAGCGGAGTTATTATTATATGCTGCTGAAAGAGCTCAACATGTATCAGAATTAATTAAACCATCATTAAAAGAAGGAAAGATAGTTATAAGTGATAGATACATAGATGCTACAATGGCTTATCAAGGTTATGCTAGAGGTATTAATAAAAGTTTAATAGAAGAGTTAAATAATATTGCAACTGAAGGACTAATTCCTAATTTAACTTTAATTTTTGATATTAATCCTAGTTTATCTTTACAGAGAGCTAAAAGAGTAACATCTAAATCTAATAGTCAAGGTGATAGAATTGAGGCTGAAAATTTATCATTTCATCAAAAAGTAAGGAAGGCTTATTTGGATTTGGCTCAAAAAGAAGATAGAATAGAGATTGTTGATGCAAGTAAATCTATTAATGAGGTTTTTGATCAGGTTAAAATCTTACTCAAAAAGAGG
- a CDS encoding 2-oxoacid:acceptor oxidoreductase family protein, which translates to MSDLIEIRWHGRGGQGSKTASILLGKVAAKTGKNIQAFPEYGPERMGAPVLAYNRISDKEITVHCQVTEPDIVSVLDPTLLDVVDVTEGVPDNGVIIVNTEISASKLRDKIGFNGELYTVDAYGISTEEIGAPFPNTPMLGALIKATDLLDFEGFLSEMKNEFEKKFAHKPEVIEGNINSMKRAYQEVKS; encoded by the coding sequence ATGTCAGATTTAATAGAAATTCGTTGGCATGGTAGAGGTGGTCAAGGTTCAAAGACAGCATCTATCTTATTGGGCAAAGTTGCAGCAAAAACAGGTAAGAATATTCAGGCTTTTCCTGAATATGGACCTGAAAGAATGGGAGCCCCAGTTTTAGCCTATAATAGAATTAGTGATAAAGAGATCACTGTTCATTGTCAAGTAACAGAGCCTGATATTGTATCAGTATTAGACCCTACATTATTAGATGTAGTAGATGTTACAGAAGGGGTACCAGATAATGGTGTGATTATTGTTAATACCGAAATTTCTGCATCTAAATTAAGAGATAAGATAGGATTTAATGGTGAATTATATACTGTAGATGCCTATGGTATTTCTACGGAAGAGATAGGAGCTCCTTTTCCTAATACTCCTATGTTAGGAGCTTTGATTAAAGCTACTGATTTATTAGACTTTGAGGGGTTTTTATCAGAGATGAAGAATGAATTTGAGAAGAAGTTTGCTCATAAGCCTGAAGTAATTGAAGGTAATATAAATTCAATGAAGCGGGCTTATCAGGAGGTGAAGAGTTAA